A single genomic interval of Coccidioides posadasii str. Silveira chromosome 1, complete sequence harbors:
- a CDS encoding uncharacterized protein (EggNog:ENOG410PPEQ~COG:S~BUSCO:297at33183): protein MLERAARCIETAGQHIFLYSKSPLRSRRILHSNFWHHGAVDIDIPFGCFGFLYPPSSPGDPNCRDREQRISSNRPASSAHLEFLYPPRTQSFARAYLRTRNLHRSSAIRRRKRFSYRGFASSTDDPDGHKVSAANELGRVSEASTTHSNGDAVSDGLRQLFSKDGPPAYARAWGLFQAAGSPRELIPQMLAYLSTSDRRIDADRTKMLFNVIPISERKAKDYLYAVKTALTWNVDGLRAKDIYNEAVSRAEGDLCWSFAITFLINRQNWHEAIEIWNNRPVSGALGGTQAKSVELPDLSRLPNLIFSFLKAIQMGKLDTDTSGLADFLKFMVYHVVSSRKLIMEMSTKSTLLLLERLYSLQLLEPGFYLKAISTLQSVGLRSASARAIILYRNLRWRLPNEKVSEQLLTRLIKMLSTFEISEGVKYLLDEYRHFHEKPSPDAYRHALTGFARLGKENEVEDLFQSYVKDHGKPSDLKLLSPLLYVHASLGQVKKTQTKFNRLAKDFNLPPNVVCWNILLTAYTRADDFSGALSTFRTMVQNGISPDSHTFGILIGFLANKGDVDAVINLFGIAKQNKVPINSTLVDGVVGALCNNRRYGDAEKVANEALQLNLHGSLTRMWNVLLWNYAFIPDVESVSRIQARMQQEGIEFDGMTYAALMLSLVRLGKLDTARQILGKLHRSRRVHITELHYAILLRGYLKEGNRDMILILYKEMIERFNTLGLSGSLSMLRAYINRDLQRFKENGGIDGDEPLQLPRAERFLDSIMENFDVSMLATKQPQPGAGKRAVREAFPSAYYESLILAYGSGSEVEKANRVLDKYNSKTRELSWGQQSSPLPMLHAQMATYLRQGKHDKVDMCWKKAVESISSIAQPMNLDSLLAYSLPCEFKNPDGSQDQRQETQSNNHTSSILPSYRFALSRCISVLMQSLSYRNLHSKISDIIAEVEKIGFVLTTFNWSLYIKLLCLSRRPADQFRAFTIFEEKFISNFVSWGHIRRGYTKRPDDAPAGLDFLERRFSPLKQYQVLGKAGRQAWARIRPDSMQPTYLTMLYLASALIDVRARSVADGEGEMDSLLSKAPQTVSAVAKLPFLREKFQGIILRGHRNMDDEAVPKPVDTANHVVWTGGILGVDGEPRLDTSPRHQEAEQSSASKSGRPRKSKALMDPGEDTSEPSADLLESIFAEDAKWRGARFGTEAHFEPEPSQQTLDAQDELDLEMESRLEKQLADD, encoded by the coding sequence ATGCTAGAGCGGGCTGCGCGATGCATCGAGACCGCAGGCCAGCACATTTTCCTTTACTCCAAAAGTCCACTTCGGTCCCGACGAATTTTACATTCAAATTTCTGGCACCATGGCGCAGTTGATATAGATATACCTTTTGGGTGTTTTGGTTTTCTCTACCCGCCTTCTTCCCCCGGAGATCCTAATTGCCGCGACCGAGAACAACGAATTTCGTCTAATCGCCCTGCATCCTCCGCACACCTTGAATTTCTTTACCCGCCCCGAACCCAGTCCTTTGCGCGAGCTTACCTACGGACACGGAACCTACATAGGAGCTCGGCTATTCGACGGAGAAAACGGTTTTCTTATCGAGGTTTCGCGTCCTCGACAGACGATCCTGACGGGCATAAAGTTTCGGCCGCGAATGAACTAGGACGGGTATCCGAGGCGTCGACCACGCATTCTAACGGGGATGCCGTATCCGATGGGTTACGCCAGTTATTTTCCAAAGACGGCCCACCGGCCTACGCTAGAGCGTGGGGTCTTTTCCAGGCCGCTGGAAGCCCCCGTGAATTAATTCCTCAAATGCTCGCCTATCTTTCGACTTCTGATAGGCGTATTGATGCTGATCGAACGAAGATGCTTTTCAACGTTATCCCGATTTCGGAAAGGAAGGCAAAGGATTATTTATACGCAGTGAAGACAGCACTAACTTGGAACGTTGACGGTCTTCGGGCTAAAGATATATACAACGAAGCAGTGTCTAGGGCTGAGGGAGATCTGTGTTGGAGCTTTGCGATTACATTTTTAATAAACCGGCAAAATTGGCATGAAGCCATTGAAATTTGGAATAATCGACCCGTTTCGGGAGCCTTGGGGGGAACACAGGCTAAATCTGTCGAGTTGCCTGACTTGTCTCGATTGCCAAACCTGATTTTTTCATTTCTCAAGGCAATACAGATGGGAAAATTAGACACTGACACGTCGGGCCTGGCTGACTTTCTTAAATTCATGGTATATCATGTGGTTTCTAGTCGGAAATTGATCATGGAAATGTCCACGAAATCGACGTTGCTATTGCTCGAGCGCCTTTACTCGCTGCAGTTACTTGAGCCTGGATTCTACTTGAAAGCGATCTCCACCTTGCAGTCGGTGGGTTTACGATCTGCAAGCGCCAGAGCAATAATCCTTTACCGCAACTTGCGATGGCGGCTCCCCAACGAAAAAGTTTCCGAACAACTTCTGACCCGGCTCATAAAAATGCTATCCACGTTTGAGATATCGGAAGGCGTTAAGTATCTACTCGATGAGTATCGGCATTTCCACGAGAAACCGTCACCAGACGCATATCGCCATGCCTTGACGGGGTTTGCAAGGCTGGGTAAGGAAAATGAAGTTGAGGACCTATTTCAGAGTTACGTCAAGGATCATGGCAAGCCATCAGATCTTAAACTACTTTCCCCTCTTCTCTATGTCCATGCAAGTCTTGGTCAGGTTAAGAAGACCCAAACCAAGTTCAATAGGCTAGCAAAGGATTTCAATTTGCCTCCGAATGTGGTGTGTTGGAACATACTTCTTACCGCTTACACGAGGGCCGATGATTTCAGTGGTGCTCTTTCAACCTTCCGGACTATGGTCCAGAATGGTATCAGTCCCGACTCACATACCTTCGGCATCTTGATCGGATTCCTTGCCAATAAAGGTGATGTGGATGCAGTCATTAATCTATTCGGAATTGCAAAGCAGAATAAGGTCCCTATAAATTCTACTCTAGTTGATGGAGTTGTTGGGGCGTTATGCAATAACCGAAGGTATGGTGACGCCGAAAAGGTGGCCAATGAAGCGCTTCAGTTGAACTTGCATGGTTCCCTGACAAGAATGTGGAATGTCCTCCTCTGGAATTACGCCTTTATACCGGACGTCGAGTCGGTTTCAAGAATACAAGCACGGATGCAACAAGAAGGCATTGAATTTGATGGAATGACGTACGCGGCGCTGATGCTAAGTCTTGTCCGTTTGGGCAAACTTGATACAGCCCGCCAAATATTGGGTAAACTTCATCGAAGCCGCCGGGTCCATATTACCGAACTCCATTACGCCATCTTACTCCGTGGCTATTTAAAGGAAGGAAACCGTGACATGATACTAATCCTCTACAAGGAAATGATTGAAAGGTTTAATACGCTTGGCCTCAGCGGGAGCCTCTCGATGCTTAGAGCCTATATAAACCGCGATCTCCAGCGATTCAAGGAGAACGGTGGCATTGACGGAGACGAACCTTTGCAGTTGCCACGTGCAGAACGATTCTTGGATTCGATCATGGAAAATTTCGATGTCTCTATGCTCGCAACTAAACAACCACAACCGGGCGCTGGAAAGCGGGCGGTTAGGGAGGCCTTCCCTTCTGCGTATTATGAATCCCTCATCCTAGCTTATGGTTCAGGGAGCGAAGTCGAAAAGGCCAACAGGGTATTGGACAAGTACAATTCGAAGACGCGAGAGCTTTCTTGGGGACAGCAGTCTTCTCCCCTTCCGATGCTACATGCTCAAATGGCCACATACCTTAGACAAGGAAAACACGACAAAGTCGACATGTGCTGGAAGAAGGCTGTGGAGAGCATAAGTAGCATTGCACAGCCTATGAACCTTGACTCTTTATTAGCTTACTCGCTCCCGTGTGAGTTCAAGAACCCAGACGGTTCACAAGACCAACGTCAGGAAACCCAGTCGAATAACCATACCTCTAGCATCCTTCCATCTTATCGCTTTGCCCTCTCTCGCTGCATTTCTGTTTTGATGCAGTCATTGTCATATCGGAATCTCCACTCTAAAATTTCGGATATCATTGCTGAGGTTGAAAAGATTGGCTTTGTACTGACAACTTTCAACTGGTCTCTTTATATCAAACTCCTATGTTTGTCTCGACGTCCAGCCGATCAATTTCGCGCTTTTACGATATTCGAAGAGAAATTtatatcaaattttgttagTTGGGGACATATTCGACGAGGATATACGAAAAGGCCAGACGATGCACCTGCCGGGCTTGATTTCCTTGAGCGTCGATTTTCTCCCTTGAAACAATACCAAGTGTTGGGCAAAGCTGGTCGCCAAGCGTGGGCAAGAATCCGACCGGATTCCATGCAACCAACGTATCTAACCATGCTTTATCTCGCATCAGCCTTAATCGATGTCCGCGCTCGATCTGTTGCAGATGGCGAAGGGGAAATGGATTCGCTGCTTTCAAAAGCCCCACAAACCGTTAGTGCAGTTGCAAAGCTCCCGTTCCTTCGTGAGAAATTCCAGGGAATTATCCTCCGTGGCCACCGCAATATGGATGACGAGGCGGTTCCTAAACCTGTTGATACCGCTAATCATGTGGTCTGGACTGGTGGTATTCTCGGCGTGGATGGAGAGCCCCGCCTAGATACGAGCCCAAGGCATCAAGAAGCTGAACAAAGCAGTGCATCCAAGTCTGGACGCCCCCGTAAATCTAAGGCTCTGATGGATCCTGGAGAAGATACTTCTGAGCCTAGTGCTGATTTGTTAGAGAGTATATTCGCCGAGGACGCGAAATGGAGGGGAGCTCGTTTTGGAACAGAAGCACATTTCGAACCAGAACCGTCGCAGCAGACATTGGACGCTCAGGACGAGCTAGATTTGGAAATGGAAAGCCGCCTTGAAAAACAACTTGCCGACGATTGA
- the ERG5 gene encoding RNA polymerase C-22 sterol desaturase (EggNog:ENOG410PIER~COG:Q~TransMembrane:1 (o31-51i)~BUSCO:3965at33183), whose protein sequence is MASVAGNMASPSADASLASMASDPSSFVMGIYSRFTGWSALLALFMFLVAYDQIKYIWLKGSIVGPRFKIPFMGPFLESVNPKFTEYKAKWASGELSCVSVFHKFVVIASTRDMARKVFNSPAYVKPCVVDSAHKLLGKTNWVFLDGKEHVEYRKGLNGLFTRSALSVYMPQLDDVYEKYFKLFLEESKKNNFKPIPWMPYLRELMCALSCRTFVGHYMTEAAVKKIADDYYLITAALELVNFPIILPFTKSWYGKKAADMVLDEFSKCAAKSKVRMAAGGEVTCIMDAWIKQMLDSAKYREKIAKGIQVDDSEKPSHILRDFSDYEIAQTVFTFLFASQDATSSASTWLFQLMANRPDVLDKVREENLAVRNGDRNGKITMDLLDQLQYTRAVVRETLRYRPPVIMVPYMTKKDFPITPNYTLPKGCMIVPSVWPATHDPDAYPNPETFDPDRWISGDADKAAKNFLVFGTGPHYCLGQTYAQLNLMAMIGKASMMMDWEHHATPISEDIKVFATIFPQDDCPLVFRPRP, encoded by the exons ATGGCGAGCGTCGCGGGAAATATGGCATCGCCATCTGCGGATGCATCTCTAGCTTCAATGGCTTCGGACCCATCCAGTTTCGTGATGGGCATTTACAGCCGTTTCACCGGCTGGTCGGCCTTGCTGGCTCTATTCATGTTCCTCGTCGCCTACGATCAGA TCAAATATATCTGGCTGAAGGGTTCAATCGTCGGTCCAAGATTTAAGATTCCCTTCATGGGCCCCTTCCTAGAGTCGGTCAATCCGAAGTTTACAGAATACAAGGCGAAATGGGCCAGCGGCGAATTGAGCTGTGTCTCTGTCTTCCACAA GTTCGTCGTGATCGCGTCAACTCGAGACATGGCCCGAAAGGTCTTCAATTCTCCTGCATACGTCAAGCCGTGCGTAGTGGACTCTGCGCACAAGCTGTTAGGCAAGACAAACTGGGTCTTTTTGGATGGCAAGGAGCATGTTGAATACCGCAAGGGTCTCAATGGCCTGTTCACCCGCTCCGCATTGTCCGTGTATATGCCGCAATTGGATGACGTCTACGAGAAATACTTTAAGCTTTTCCTGGAAGAATCGAAGAAGAACAACTTCAAGCCTATTCCTTGGATGCCGTACTTGCGTGAATTGATGTGTGCACTCTCCTGCCGGACCTTCGTTGGACACTACATGACTGAAGCAGCCGTCAAGAAGATCGCCGACGACTACTATCTTATCACTGCTGCGTTGGAATTAGTCAATTTCCCCATCATTCTACCTTTCACGAAATCATGGTACGGAAAGAAGGCTGCCGATATGGTCTTGGACGAGTTTAGCAAATGCGCCGCTAAGAGCAAAGTCCGGATGGCTGCGGGGGGAGAGGTTACCTGCATCATGGACGCTTGGATCAAGCAGATGTTGGATTCCGCCAAATACCGCGAAAAGATTGCAAAGGGCATCCAGGTCGATGACTCCGAGAAGCCAAGTCACATCCTGCGGGATTTCTCCGACTACGAAATTGCGCAGACTGTCTTCACCTTCCTGTTCGCTTCGCAAGATGCTACATCTAGTGCCAGCACCTGGCTCTTCCAGCTTATGGCCAATCGTCCAGATGTCCTTGACAAGGTCAGAGAAGAAAACTTGGCTGTGAGAAATGGTGATCGGAATGGTAAAATCACGATGGACCTTCTTGATCAATTGCAATACACCCGAGCTGTGGTCAGGGAAACCCTCCGATACCGACCTCCTGTGATCATGGTTCCATATATGACCAAAAAGGACTTCCCTATTACCCCTAACTATACGCTTCCCAAGGGCTGCATGATCGTCCCATCCGTCTGGCCTGCAACCCATGATCCTGATGCTTATCCAAACCCCGAGACTTTTGATCCGGATCGATGGATTTCCGGTGATGCTGACAAGGCTGCTAAGAATTTCTTGGTGTTTGGCACCGGCCCTCACTACTGCCTTGGACAAACATATGCTCAGCTGAACCTTATGGCTATGATTGGCAAGGCTAGTATGATGATGGACTGGGAGCATCATGCTACTCCTATCTCAGAAGACATCAAGGTCTTTGCTACCATCTTCCCTCAG GATGATTGCCCACTTGTTTTCCGCCCCAGACCATGA
- a CDS encoding uncharacterized protein (BUSCO:378436at4751~EggNog:ENOG410PFE9~COG:U~BUSCO:5409at33183) produces the protein MDITDYIVSRRADALLIGDYNTYRARVTRRLHAQRKRLGRTTPKGKKYTPKPLVTAEEIASNSEHVFLFLLAAERGWASAMHMRSVHSADPSTKGIVGSTRRHIMSRLNKAATYAEQLVQVLENQSASGASNVDLLEARAYLASLRATFWMEKQRWEQCLRQNSLARVIYTAIQKKTDREVFRDLLSSTIDPGIRYAAYQLKVPRSVPLHTISIQHFPADEKVRAEIEALDPEALSEKGGENKVTADGSTQELPETITWRSRTVKLEDASISQALGAAAAAESELSIWMSSPKGQHASPKDKAAKYDNVIIASQDAVDATKTAIDELSNDGVDQGDQRMQALQITRTSVNYALVGWRVGRNRVLCGPEDGLQFEAEKFRSTKRPKIQRNLKAPKEESTGKKLARLRERVVLYDAILQSLDSVKELPGVAGDAEFMDELSATRNYFLALRCLSIGRSHAFLSNPKNALALFARASDLAAKCQSANAHPTSAAGLSRMEVSGQQANALSTHLQHLIWQYRGIVEIEKLNDEASRAEDSTLPPLLERLGGYPSASPDLSNLVTYPPKIQPIPVKPLFFDVAWNYIDYPREAKRAIDVRESTTADTEEKPEPKKRGWFGFGR, from the exons ATGGACATCACAGACTACATCGTTTCACGGAGGGCTGATGCTCTGTTAATCGGAGACTACAATACCTATCGTGCTCGAGTGACCCGCAGATTGCACGCCCAGCGTAAGCGACTTGGGAGAACGACACCCAAGGGCAAGAAATACACGCCAAAGCCACTTGTGACCGCAGAAGAAATTGCCTCAAACTCCGA GCAtgtatttctttttctcctcgCTGCAGAACGAGGATGGGCGTCAGCTATGCATATGAGATCGGTGCACTCCGCAGACCCATCTACAAAAGGAATTGTGGGCTCAACGAGGCGTCACATAATGTCCCGTTTAAACAAGGCGGCGACATACGCGGAACAACTTGTCCAAGTGCTTGAAAATCAGTCGGCCTCTGGAGCGTCGAATGTTGATTTGCTAGAGGCTCGAGCCTACCTTGCTTCTCTCAGAGCAACCTTTTGGATGGAGAAGCAGCGGTGGGAACAGTGCCTGCGCCAAAACTCGCTAGCCCGTGTGATATACACAGCGATTCAAAAGAAGACTGATCGTGAAGTTTTCCGTGATCTGCTGTCTAGCACCATTGATCCTGGAATTAGATATGCAGCGTATCAACTCAAAGTCCCTCGTTCTGTACCACTACACACCATTAGCATTCAACATTTTCCCGCGGATGAGAAAGTGCGAGCAGAAATAGAAGCCCTTGATCCTGAAGCATTGTCCGAAAAGGGGGGTGAAAACAAGGTCACTGCCGATGGGAGCACCCAAGAACTTCCGGAGACGATTACATGGCGATCGCGAACTGTGAAACTCGAAGATGCTTCCATATCACAGGCTTTGGGAGCAGCGGCCGCTGCTGAATCCGAACTTTCGATCTGGATGTCTAGCCCTAAGGGCCAACATGCGTCCCCCAAAGACAAGGCGGCCAAATATGACAACGTCATTATTGCTAGTCAGGACGCTGTTGACGCCACGAAAACTGCAATTGATGAACTCTCTAACGATGGAGTCGACCAGGGAGATCAAAGAATGCAGGCTTTGCAAATCACCCGAACCTCCGTGAACTATGCGTTGGTTGGGTGGCGTGTCGGCCGTAATAGAGTTCTGTGTGGTCCCGAGGATGGCTTACAGTTTGAGGCTGAGAAATTTAGAAGTACAAAGAGGCCGAAGATTCAGCGAAATTTGAAGGCTCCAAAAGAGGAGAGTACAGGGAAGAAGCTAGCTCGGCTACGTGAAAGGGTTGTACTTTATGATGCGATCCTGCAAAGCTTAGACTCCGTTAAAGAACTTCCAGGAGTTGCTGGAGATGCCGAATTTATGGACGAGTTGAGCGCGACTCGGAATTACTTCTTAGCATTGAG GTGTCTCTCCATCGGCAGATCCCATGCCTTCCTTTCTAACCCAAAGAACGCCCTGGCGCTCTTCGCTCGGGCATCAGATCTAGCCGCCAAGTGCCAGTCTGCCAACGCACACCCCACCAGTGCAGCTGGACTGTCACGAATGGAGGTGTCCGGGCAGCAAGCAAATGCGCTGTCAACGCATTTACAACATCTCATCTGGCAGTACCGTGGAATTGTCGAAATTGAGAAGCTTAATGATGAAGCTTCGCGAGCGGAAGATTCTACGCTACCACCCCTTCTTGAACGACTAGGAGGTTATCCTTCAGCCAGCCCGGATTTATCCAACCTGGTGACATATCCTCCCAAGATCCAACCGATCCCCGTGAAGCCGCTCTTCTTCGATGTTGCTTGGAACTACATCGATTATCCTCGGGAGGCCAAGAGGGCCATTGATGTTCGCGAATCCACCACGGCGGATACTGAAGAAAAGCCGGAACCAAAAAAGAGAGGATGGTTTGGTTTCGGTCGATAA